A single genomic interval of Pangasianodon hypophthalmus isolate fPanHyp1 chromosome 8, fPanHyp1.pri, whole genome shotgun sequence harbors:
- the igsf9b gene encoding uncharacterized protein igsf9b isoform X3, producing the protein MGQKKLWLLCVTFASFLYLTMSAETVVKGRVGGTVELGCTLTSSDGVMTPNLFPLHVVEWVRLGYNVPILIKFGAYTPRVHPNYKGRVSLTRGASLVVDGLTLEDEGWFECRILLLDRTADEFRNGTWTFLSITAPPVFIKIPPSFVEVLLGESLNLSCGAVGNPKPAVTWRKEDNTGEKEDKIQVISGTLSLVKVTRETAGMYKCHVSNSEGNLTHITQLQVKGPPVIVIPPVDTTMNMSGDGVLQCHADAYPSNLTYEWQKEGQNVYNVESLKSRVKVLVDGTLLIPELIPEDSGNYTCIPSNGLLTPPSASAYLKVKYPARVMRMPRETYLPAGMGGTIVCPVQAEPPMLFVNWTKDGASLDLHQHPGWMINSEGSVFIAIANDDSVGMYTCTAYNSFGTMGQSEPTRVILKDPPLFRVSPRAEYLQEVGRKLIIPCQAHGDPPLNITWTKVRTTPSSPFTVLSNGSLVLHPLSKNHQGAWECHATNSVATVSKGTVVLVLGTSPHAVTAVSIDPGIDNANVSWEPGFNGGYTQKFSIWVKPTNRGKHEWTSLPVPISESSLLVTGLQPATSYQFSILPQNKLGSGPFSEIVTIMTLPPPTDPPTVVTNLAALLAPTSLSVNYTAVGVLLQWLPPPAQSPLITAFMLQARREKGEWVTLEREIKVNATEILVQGLTRDSCYELRLLSYGARIVSEPSESVNITTKGMEVYPAPSSLLTFVTQPLMAGVMAGVCFLFVTIILSVVTACGMNHRREQRRRKRQDVISNAFQKTRSLQARLPDNSPNSILKMKLCPPLNFLPNSSSSDRSDHSSFDKSSCREYQDQKKQLLPSSSPPPCYTLFESHLGGSPSSLFAIESISRGPDGRFIAQPYLEDSIAVHIKTKKEFPQSPRQDNGKGSKSSSFRDSPKCCSVRSEKRVIKDPPTREQDSPSKCLTLMKEQDELKSFTTSHRAQEYEKEQRQTKSESPIRRWAGVELDEPISKPQDIPLRQKAQRSSSLAQQISEYRRGCYFGNTSSPMERLLTSPSTCIQWDISPVTSPTSQVPALSLSEGITPHCMLPDTPHRGLEGVEGSAAEDISHSRVTQYTSLSILSHHRDSPCCESDISKAQAICPERPIDRELSSTRILTEDQEREIKTQSNVSMSFERTQHSTAERGKEARPDGHFPKLSTNVSHSCIGSSTITYDNQKSDSEIKTGDKPSSSSLRPEEEKEGIRARSRKSDKCVFSVSPNYISPLPLLENEVESDQSNFSIRLSESLKAKIVSQPDRMSPLQPSTILEYLSLPGFVEMSVDEPTEECQLAECTWLSTKQADGTLLRGEPDVVPKNWENQGHYDIEENDDHQSRFLVDLKIPIIPVGSSIPENVRSSKPCLDLAHGNTSINPGSSETKCISTQYLANEGRSSQPLFSYKSLGSDKPTHLSPAQTPVSTKVIYNIPYQSESMEESLSEHTQWCQPHNKRTNYVSTRISQAPVPFMKKSISIGPCRTLSGMGEPHPFLRKSNSLGSQKWKHHQSSRTYVSNNCYKDELPHLSVKDKSYNSGCTPANSYLRSGPSGQGTGSAKSYSYGLERPCYSERPYMTPSSLMHAHGPSVQDPPKLVEPYRRESDPRRQATVFPESLRCPLSYQETLRLVQHRYVPQGPPRPLSAPRLVARWDHPHSVDSRKRFQRPFLPRGYSWPSPHQAAFPSGEIQRELYGVVGKSEGRDSTGEGGRASYASQSSGRGSVGPFGHLRQSLSITPTLLSSPETTEESERCKRESDLQERRSKSRNTSVDQSYEFDATECQIGLDLLEAMKMQQAGKGQGRELKRDRPLTSTGLQDLQEKGPNSFISFPSASQPPQQQYSHSLSEARFSALMQEFQEYRRAQESFSKDPYLLPDLNSDSESALL; encoded by the exons ATGGGACAGAAGAAACTCTGGCTTCTGTGTGTCACTTTTGCTTCCTTCCTCTATCTTACAA TGAGTGCTGAAACCGTGGTGAAAGGAAGAGTAGGGGGGACTGTAGAACTGGGCTGCACCCTCACTTCATCGGATGGGGTCATGACACCGAATCTATTCCCTCTGCACGTGGTTGAGTGGGTGCGGCTGGGCTACAATGTCCCCATTCTTATTAAATTTGGAGCTTACACGCCACGTGTGCACCCAAATTATAAAG GCCGTGTGTCTCTGACACGGGGAGCATCTCTAGTGGTTGATGGCTTGACTCTGGAGGATGAAGGCTGGTTTGAATGTCGCATACTTTTGCTGGACAGAACTGCTGATGAGTTCAGAAATGGCACTTGGActttcctgtcaatcacag CTCCTCCAGTGTTTATAAAGATACCCCCTTCCTTTGTGGAGGTGCTTTTGGGGGAATCTCTCAACCTCAGCTGTGGTGCAGTTGGCAACCCAAAACCAGCAGTCACCTGGAGAAAAGAGGATAACACAGGGGAGAAAGAAGACAAGATTCAG GTAATCAGTGGAACCTTATCTTTGGTCAAGGTTACCAGGGAAACAGCAGGAATGTACAAGTGTCACGTATCCAACTCTGAGGGAAACTTGACTCACATTACCCAGCTACAGGTTAAAG gtcCTCCAGTCATTGTTATTCCCCCTGTGGACACTACCATGAACATGTCCGGGGATGGAGTTCTTCAGTGCCATGCTGATGCATACCCATCTAACCTCACGTATGAGTGGCAGAAAGAAGGACAAAATGTCTATAATGTTGA ATCTCTGAAGTCTCGAGTTAAGGTCCTGGTGGATGGTACTCTGCTCATTCCTGAGTTAATCCCTGAAGACTCAGGAAACTACACCTGCATTCCCTCCAATGGGTTACTGACTCCACCCTCTGCTTCTGCTTACCTCAAAGTGAAAT ATCCTGCACGGGTGATGCGGATGCCTAGGGAGACCTACCTCCCTGCTGGCATGGGTGGAACAATTGTGTGCCCAGTTCAAGCCGAGCCTCCAATGCTGTTTGTCAACTGGACCAAAGATGGTGCCTCACTGGACCTACACCAG CACCCAGGTTGGATGATAAACTCAGAAGGCTCCGTGTTCATAGCCATAGCCAATGATGATTCAGTAGGCATGTACACCTGCACTGCTTACAACAGCTTTGGGACTATGGGTCAGTCTGAACCCACCAGAGTAATTCTGAAG GATCCCCCATTGTTTAGGGTGTCCCCCAGGGCTGAGTACCTGCAGGAAGTTGGTAGAAAGCTAATCATTCCCTGCCAAGCACATGGGGACCCACCACTTAATATCACCTGGACCAAG GTTAGGACTACGCCTAGCTCTCCATTTACTGTTTTGTCCAATGGTTCACTGGTTCTGCATCCACTCAGCAAAAACCATCAAGGGGCATGGGAGTGTCATGCTACCAACTCCGTAGCCACAGTCAGTAAAGGCACTGTGGTTCTAGTATTAG gCACAAGTCCCCATGCTGTGACTGCAGTGTCTATAGATCCAGGCATCGACAATGCCAATGTATCCTGGGAGCCTGGTTTTAATGGAGGATATACCCAGAAGTTCAGCATTTG GGTGAAGCCCACTAATAGAGGGAAACATGAGTGGACCTCACTCCCAGTCCCCATATCTGAATCCAGCCTCCTTGTGACAGGTCTCCAGCCTGCCACTAGTTACCAGTTCAGCATCTTGCCCCAGAACAAGCTGGGCTCTGGCCCATTCAGTGAGATTGTCACCATCATGACCCTGC CTCCTCCAACAGATCCACCTACTGTAGTAACCAATTTAGCAGCACTACTTGCTCCCACCTCATTGTCAGTAAATTACACAGCAGTGGGTGTGCTGCTGCAGTGGCTGCCGCCCCCTGCTCAGTCTCCACTGATCACAGCCTTCATGCTCCAGGCAAGGCGGGAGAAGGGCGAATGGGTTACACTTGAGAGAGAAATCAAAGTCAATGCCACAGAAATACTTGTCCAAGGACTGACAAGA GACTCCTGCTATGAGCTGCGGCTACTGTCATATGGAGCTAGAATAGTCAGTGAACCCAGTGAATCAGTCAATATCACCACTAAAG GTATGGAGGTATATCCAGCTCCATCCAGCTTGTTGACTTTTGTTACTCAGCCCCTGATGGCTGGtgtgatggcaggtgtgtgcTTCCTATTTGTGACTATCATTCTTTCAGTGGTGACAGCATGTGGTATGAACCACAGGAGGGAGCAGCGCCGCAGGAAGAGACAAGATG TTATCTCTAATGCCTTCCAGAAGACCCGATCTCTACA AGCCAGGTTGCCTGATAACAGTCCGAACAGCATACTGAAGATGAAGTTATGCCCTCCACTTAACTTCCTTCCCAATTCCTCATCTTCTGACCGTTCAGACCACTCATCCTTTGACAAGAGCAGCTGCCGCGAGTATCAGGATCAGAAGAAGCAACTTCTCCCCTCATCATCGCCACCACCATGCTACACTCTCTTTGAGAGCCACCTCGGCGGTTCCCCATCCTCATTGTTTGCCATTGAGTCTATATCCAGAGGGCCCGATGGCCGTTTCATTGCCCAACCATATTTAGAGGATTCTATAGCAGtgcacattaaaacaaaaaaagaattccCTCAGTCCCCAAGACAAGATAATGGTAAAGGAAGCAAGAGTAGCTCTTTCAGAGACTCTCCAAAATGCTGTTCAGTTAGGTCAGAGAAGAGAGTGATAAAAGATCCCCCAACAAGAGAGCAGGACAGCCCCAGCAAATGTCTAACATTGATGAAAGAGCAAGATGAGCTGAAAAGCTTCACAACCAGCCACAGAGCACAAGAGTATGAGAAGGAGCAGAGGCAGACTAAGTCAGAAAGTCCTATTAGAAGATGGGCAGGGGTCGAGTTGGATGAACCCATCTCGAAACCTCAGGACATTCCTCTCCGGCAGAAAGCCCAGAGATCTAGCAGCCTGGCCCAACAAATTTCAGAATATCGGAGGGGTTGTTATTTTGGCAACACCAGCAGCCCCATGGAGAGGCTACTCACCTCCCCCTCCACATGCATTCAATGGGATATCAGCCCTGTGACCTCTCCTACCAGCCAGGTCCCTGCTCTGAGCCTCTCAGAGGGGATCACACCTCACTGCATGCTTCCAGACACACCACACAGAGGTTTGGAGGGTGTGGAAGGCTCAGCAGCAGAAGACATATCACATTCACGAGTTACACAGTACACTTCCCTCTCAATCCTTTCCCACCACAGGGACAGTCCTTGCTGTGAGTCAGACATAAGTAAGGCACAGGCCATTTGCCCAGAGAGACCAATAGACAGGGAGCTTTCCAGCACAAGGATTTTAACAGAGGATCAGGAAAGGGAAATAAAGACACAGTCAAATGTCTCTATGTCATTTGAGAGAACACAGCACTCTACTGCTGAAAGGGGGAAAGAAGCCAGACCTGATGGACACTTCCCCAAACTCAGCACTAACGTGAGCCACAGTTGTATTGGTAGTTCCACCATTACCTATGATAATCAGAAGAGTGATAGTGAGATCAAAACTGGAGATAAGCCAAGCTCCTCATCTTTGAGGCCtgaagaagagaaggagggCATTAGGGCACGCTCTCGCAAGAGTGATAAGTGTGTCTTCAGTGTTAGCCCCAATTACATTTCTCCTCTGCCCCTTCTTGAAAATGAAGTTGAAAGTGATCAGTCTAATTTCTCCATCAGATTATCTGAATCACTGAAAGCCAAGATTGTGTCCCAGCCTGACAGGATGTCTCCTCTGCAACCAAGCACTATCCTGGAGTATTTGAGCCTGCCAGGCTTTGTtgagatgagtgtagatgaacCTACTGAGGAGTGTCAACTGGCAGAATGTACTTGGCTCAGCACCAAACAAGCAGATGGGACTCTCTTAAGAGGTGAACCTGATGTGGTCCCTAAGAACTGGGAGAATCAAGGTCATTACGACATAGAAGAGAATGATGATCACCAAAGCAGATTTTTGGTGGATCTTAAAATACCCATTATTCCTGTAGGAAGTTCTATACCTGAAAATGTAAGGAGTTCTAAACCCTGTCTAGATTTGGCACATGGAAATACAAGTATAAACCCAGGGTCCTCAGAGACAAAATGTATTTCAACACAGTACTTAGCTAATGAAGGAAGAAGTTCCCAGCCATTGTTCTCTTACAAAAGCCTTGGTTCTGATAAACCTACACATTTGAGCCCAGCACAGACTCCAGTGAGTACTAAAGTAATCTATAATATCCCTTATCAAAGCGAGAGTATGGAAGAATCTTTATCAGAGCACACTCAGTGGTGTCAACCTCATAATAAGAGGACTAACTATGTAAGTACACGAATCTCTCAGGCTCCTGTGCCTTTTATGAAGAAATCAATCAGCATTGGTCCATGTAGGACTCTCTCAGGTATGGGGGAGCCCCATCCATTCCTTAGGAAATCCAATAGTTTAGGATCACAGAAGTGGAAGCATCATCAAAGCTCCAGGACATATGTCTCTAATAACTGTTACAAAGATGAGCTACCCCATCTTAGTGTAAAAGACAAGTCCTACAATTCAGGTTGCACACCTGCAAATTCTTACTTGAGGTCCGGTCCCTCAGGGCAAGGGACAGGGAGTGCCAAATCTTACAGCTATGGCCTGGAGAGACCTTGCTATAGTGAGAGACCATACATGACTCCTTCATCTCTCATGCATGCACATGGCCCGTCAGTCCAAGATCCACCAAAACTTGTAGAACCTTATAGACGAGAGTCAGATCCACGTCGACAAGCCACAGTCTTTCCAGAGTCTTTAAGGTGCCCACTGTCATATCAGGAGACCCTCAGGTTAGTCCAGCACAGGTATGTCCCCCAGGGTCCCCCTCGACCCCTTAGTGCACCCAGACTAGTTGCAAGGTGGGACCATCCTCATTCTGTGGACTCCAGAAAGAGATTTCAGAGGCCATTCTTGCCCAGGGGTTACAGCTGGCCCTCACCCCACCAAGCAGCTTTTCCCTCAGGGGAGATTCAGAGAGAACTGTATGGGGTGGTGGGTAAGAGCGAGGGCAGGGACAGTACCGGAGAGGGTGGTCGAGCCAGTTATGCCAGCCAAAGCAGTGGTAGGGGGAGTGTGGGGCCATTTGGGCACCTCCGCCAGTCCCTTTCCATCACTCCTACATTATTGAGCTCTCCTGAGACTACAGAGGAGAGTGAGAGGTGCAAGAGAGAATCTGACCTGCAAGAGCGAAGGTCAAAAAG TAGGAATACATCAGTAGATCAGAGTTATGAGTTTGATGCTACTGAATGCCAAATAGGCCTTGACCTCCTGGAGGCCATGAAGATGCAGCAAGCAGGCAAGGGCCAAGGGAGGGAGCTGAAGCGTGATAGGCCCCTTACCAGCACTGGCCTCCAGGACCTGCAGGAGAAAG GCCCAAACTCCTTCATTAGTTTTCCCTCAGCCTCCCAGCCTCCTCAACAGCAATACAGTCATTCACTTAGTGAGGCACGTTTCAGTGCCCTGATGCAAGAGTTCCAGGAATACCGCAGAGCCCAGGAATCCTTCTCCAAAGACCCCTACCTcctccctgacctcaactctgACTCAGAGTCTGCCCTGCTTTGA
- the igsf9b gene encoding uncharacterized protein igsf9b isoform X4, which produces MGQKKLWLLCVTFASFLYLTNPSVSAETVVKGRVGGTVELGCTLTSSDGVMTPNLFPLHVVEWVRLGYNVPILIKFGAYTPRVHPNYKGRVSLTRGASLVVDGLTLEDEGWFECRILLLDRTADEFRNGTWTFLSITAPPVFIKIPPSFVEVLLGESLNLSCGAVGNPKPAVTWRKEDNTGEKEDKIQVISGTLSLVKVTRETAGMYKCHVSNSEGNLTHITQLQVKGPPVIVIPPVDTTMNMSGDGVLQCHADAYPSNLTYEWQKEGQNVYNVESLKSRVKVLVDGTLLIPELIPEDSGNYTCIPSNGLLTPPSASAYLKVKYPARVMRMPRETYLPAGMGGTIVCPVQAEPPMLFVNWTKDGASLDLHQHPGWMINSEGSVFIAIANDDSVGMYTCTAYNSFGTMGQSEPTRVILKDPPLFRVSPRAEYLQEVGRKLIIPCQAHGDPPLNITWTKVRTTPSSPFTVLSNGSLVLHPLSKNHQGAWECHATNSVATVSKGTVVLVLGTSPHAVTAVSIDPGIDNANVSWEPGFNGGYTQKFSIWVKPTNRGKHEWTSLPVPISESSLLVTGLQPATSYQFSILPQNKLGSGPFSEIVTIMTLPPPTDPPTVVTNLAALLAPTSLSVNYTAVGVLLQWLPPPAQSPLITAFMLQARREKGEWVTLEREIKVNATEILVQGLTRDSCYELRLLSYGARIVSEPSESVNITTKGMEVYPAPSSLLTFVTQPLMAGVMAGVCFLFVTIILSVVTACGMNHRREQRRRKRQDVISNAFQKTRSLQARLPDNSPNSILKMKLCPPLNFLPNSSSSDRSDHSSFDKSSCREYQDQKKQLLPSSSPPPCYTLFESHLGGSPSSLFAIESISRGPDGRFIAQPYLEDSIAVHIKTKKEFPQSPRQDNGKGSKSSSFRDSPKCCSVRSEKRVIKDPPTREQDSPSKCLTLMKEQDELKSFTTSHRAQEYEKEQRQTKSESPIRRWAGVELDEPISKPQDIPLRQKAQRSSSLAQQISEYRRGCYFGNTSSPMERLLTSPSTCIQWDISPVTSPTSQVPALSLSEGITPHCMLPDTPHRGLEGVEGSAAEDISHSRVTQYTSLSILSHHRDSPCCESDISKAQAICPERPIDRELSSTRILTEDQEREIKTQSNVSMSFERTQHSTAERGKEARPDGHFPKLSTNVSHSCIGSSTITYDNQKSDSEIKTGDKPSSSSLRPEEEKEGIRARSRKSDKCVFSVSPNYISPLPLLENEVESDQSNFSIRLSESLKAKIVSQPDRMSPLQPSTILEYLSLPGFVEMSVDEPTEECQLAECTWLSTKQADGTLLRGEPDVVPKNWENQGHYDIEENDDHQSRFLVDLKIPIIPVGSSIPENVRSSKPCLDLAHGNTSINPGSSETKCISTQYLANEGRSSQPLFSYKSLGSDKPTHLSPAQTPVSTKVIYNIPYQSESMEESLSEHTQWCQPHNKRTNYVSTRISQAPVPFMKKSISIGPCRTLSGMGEPHPFLRKSNSLGSQKWKHHQSSRTYVSNNCYKDELPHLSVKDKSYNSGCTPANSYLRSGPSGQGTGSAKSYSYGLERPCYSERPYMTPSSLMHAHGPSVQDPPKLVEPYRRESDPRRQATVFPESLRCPLSYQETLRLVQHRYVPQGPPRPLSAPRLVARWDHPHSVDSRKRFQRPFLPRGYSWPSPHQAAFPSGEIQRELYGVVGKSEGRDSTGEGGRASYASQSSGRGSVGPFGHLRQSLSITPTLLSSPETTEESERCKRESDLQERRSKRP; this is translated from the exons ATGGGACAGAAGAAACTCTGGCTTCTGTGTGTCACTTTTGCTTCCTTCCTCTATCTTACAA ATCCCTCAGTGAGTGCTGAAACCGTGGTGAAAGGAAGAGTAGGGGGGACTGTAGAACTGGGCTGCACCCTCACTTCATCGGATGGGGTCATGACACCGAATCTATTCCCTCTGCACGTGGTTGAGTGGGTGCGGCTGGGCTACAATGTCCCCATTCTTATTAAATTTGGAGCTTACACGCCACGTGTGCACCCAAATTATAAAG GCCGTGTGTCTCTGACACGGGGAGCATCTCTAGTGGTTGATGGCTTGACTCTGGAGGATGAAGGCTGGTTTGAATGTCGCATACTTTTGCTGGACAGAACTGCTGATGAGTTCAGAAATGGCACTTGGActttcctgtcaatcacag CTCCTCCAGTGTTTATAAAGATACCCCCTTCCTTTGTGGAGGTGCTTTTGGGGGAATCTCTCAACCTCAGCTGTGGTGCAGTTGGCAACCCAAAACCAGCAGTCACCTGGAGAAAAGAGGATAACACAGGGGAGAAAGAAGACAAGATTCAG GTAATCAGTGGAACCTTATCTTTGGTCAAGGTTACCAGGGAAACAGCAGGAATGTACAAGTGTCACGTATCCAACTCTGAGGGAAACTTGACTCACATTACCCAGCTACAGGTTAAAG gtcCTCCAGTCATTGTTATTCCCCCTGTGGACACTACCATGAACATGTCCGGGGATGGAGTTCTTCAGTGCCATGCTGATGCATACCCATCTAACCTCACGTATGAGTGGCAGAAAGAAGGACAAAATGTCTATAATGTTGA ATCTCTGAAGTCTCGAGTTAAGGTCCTGGTGGATGGTACTCTGCTCATTCCTGAGTTAATCCCTGAAGACTCAGGAAACTACACCTGCATTCCCTCCAATGGGTTACTGACTCCACCCTCTGCTTCTGCTTACCTCAAAGTGAAAT ATCCTGCACGGGTGATGCGGATGCCTAGGGAGACCTACCTCCCTGCTGGCATGGGTGGAACAATTGTGTGCCCAGTTCAAGCCGAGCCTCCAATGCTGTTTGTCAACTGGACCAAAGATGGTGCCTCACTGGACCTACACCAG CACCCAGGTTGGATGATAAACTCAGAAGGCTCCGTGTTCATAGCCATAGCCAATGATGATTCAGTAGGCATGTACACCTGCACTGCTTACAACAGCTTTGGGACTATGGGTCAGTCTGAACCCACCAGAGTAATTCTGAAG GATCCCCCATTGTTTAGGGTGTCCCCCAGGGCTGAGTACCTGCAGGAAGTTGGTAGAAAGCTAATCATTCCCTGCCAAGCACATGGGGACCCACCACTTAATATCACCTGGACCAAG GTTAGGACTACGCCTAGCTCTCCATTTACTGTTTTGTCCAATGGTTCACTGGTTCTGCATCCACTCAGCAAAAACCATCAAGGGGCATGGGAGTGTCATGCTACCAACTCCGTAGCCACAGTCAGTAAAGGCACTGTGGTTCTAGTATTAG gCACAAGTCCCCATGCTGTGACTGCAGTGTCTATAGATCCAGGCATCGACAATGCCAATGTATCCTGGGAGCCTGGTTTTAATGGAGGATATACCCAGAAGTTCAGCATTTG GGTGAAGCCCACTAATAGAGGGAAACATGAGTGGACCTCACTCCCAGTCCCCATATCTGAATCCAGCCTCCTTGTGACAGGTCTCCAGCCTGCCACTAGTTACCAGTTCAGCATCTTGCCCCAGAACAAGCTGGGCTCTGGCCCATTCAGTGAGATTGTCACCATCATGACCCTGC CTCCTCCAACAGATCCACCTACTGTAGTAACCAATTTAGCAGCACTACTTGCTCCCACCTCATTGTCAGTAAATTACACAGCAGTGGGTGTGCTGCTGCAGTGGCTGCCGCCCCCTGCTCAGTCTCCACTGATCACAGCCTTCATGCTCCAGGCAAGGCGGGAGAAGGGCGAATGGGTTACACTTGAGAGAGAAATCAAAGTCAATGCCACAGAAATACTTGTCCAAGGACTGACAAGA GACTCCTGCTATGAGCTGCGGCTACTGTCATATGGAGCTAGAATAGTCAGTGAACCCAGTGAATCAGTCAATATCACCACTAAAG GTATGGAGGTATATCCAGCTCCATCCAGCTTGTTGACTTTTGTTACTCAGCCCCTGATGGCTGGtgtgatggcaggtgtgtgcTTCCTATTTGTGACTATCATTCTTTCAGTGGTGACAGCATGTGGTATGAACCACAGGAGGGAGCAGCGCCGCAGGAAGAGACAAGATG TTATCTCTAATGCCTTCCAGAAGACCCGATCTCTACA AGCCAGGTTGCCTGATAACAGTCCGAACAGCATACTGAAGATGAAGTTATGCCCTCCACTTAACTTCCTTCCCAATTCCTCATCTTCTGACCGTTCAGACCACTCATCCTTTGACAAGAGCAGCTGCCGCGAGTATCAGGATCAGAAGAAGCAACTTCTCCCCTCATCATCGCCACCACCATGCTACACTCTCTTTGAGAGCCACCTCGGCGGTTCCCCATCCTCATTGTTTGCCATTGAGTCTATATCCAGAGGGCCCGATGGCCGTTTCATTGCCCAACCATATTTAGAGGATTCTATAGCAGtgcacattaaaacaaaaaaagaattccCTCAGTCCCCAAGACAAGATAATGGTAAAGGAAGCAAGAGTAGCTCTTTCAGAGACTCTCCAAAATGCTGTTCAGTTAGGTCAGAGAAGAGAGTGATAAAAGATCCCCCAACAAGAGAGCAGGACAGCCCCAGCAAATGTCTAACATTGATGAAAGAGCAAGATGAGCTGAAAAGCTTCACAACCAGCCACAGAGCACAAGAGTATGAGAAGGAGCAGAGGCAGACTAAGTCAGAAAGTCCTATTAGAAGATGGGCAGGGGTCGAGTTGGATGAACCCATCTCGAAACCTCAGGACATTCCTCTCCGGCAGAAAGCCCAGAGATCTAGCAGCCTGGCCCAACAAATTTCAGAATATCGGAGGGGTTGTTATTTTGGCAACACCAGCAGCCCCATGGAGAGGCTACTCACCTCCCCCTCCACATGCATTCAATGGGATATCAGCCCTGTGACCTCTCCTACCAGCCAGGTCCCTGCTCTGAGCCTCTCAGAGGGGATCACACCTCACTGCATGCTTCCAGACACACCACACAGAGGTTTGGAGGGTGTGGAAGGCTCAGCAGCAGAAGACATATCACATTCACGAGTTACACAGTACACTTCCCTCTCAATCCTTTCCCACCACAGGGACAGTCCTTGCTGTGAGTCAGACATAAGTAAGGCACAGGCCATTTGCCCAGAGAGACCAATAGACAGGGAGCTTTCCAGCACAAGGATTTTAACAGAGGATCAGGAAAGGGAAATAAAGACACAGTCAAATGTCTCTATGTCATTTGAGAGAACACAGCACTCTACTGCTGAAAGGGGGAAAGAAGCCAGACCTGATGGACACTTCCCCAAACTCAGCACTAACGTGAGCCACAGTTGTATTGGTAGTTCCACCATTACCTATGATAATCAGAAGAGTGATAGTGAGATCAAAACTGGAGATAAGCCAAGCTCCTCATCTTTGAGGCCtgaagaagagaaggagggCATTAGGGCACGCTCTCGCAAGAGTGATAAGTGTGTCTTCAGTGTTAGCCCCAATTACATTTCTCCTCTGCCCCTTCTTGAAAATGAAGTTGAAAGTGATCAGTCTAATTTCTCCATCAGATTATCTGAATCACTGAAAGCCAAGATTGTGTCCCAGCCTGACAGGATGTCTCCTCTGCAACCAAGCACTATCCTGGAGTATTTGAGCCTGCCAGGCTTTGTtgagatgagtgtagatgaacCTACTGAGGAGTGTCAACTGGCAGAATGTACTTGGCTCAGCACCAAACAAGCAGATGGGACTCTCTTAAGAGGTGAACCTGATGTGGTCCCTAAGAACTGGGAGAATCAAGGTCATTACGACATAGAAGAGAATGATGATCACCAAAGCAGATTTTTGGTGGATCTTAAAATACCCATTATTCCTGTAGGAAGTTCTATACCTGAAAATGTAAGGAGTTCTAAACCCTGTCTAGATTTGGCACATGGAAATACAAGTATAAACCCAGGGTCCTCAGAGACAAAATGTATTTCAACACAGTACTTAGCTAATGAAGGAAGAAGTTCCCAGCCATTGTTCTCTTACAAAAGCCTTGGTTCTGATAAACCTACACATTTGAGCCCAGCACAGACTCCAGTGAGTACTAAAGTAATCTATAATATCCCTTATCAAAGCGAGAGTATGGAAGAATCTTTATCAGAGCACACTCAGTGGTGTCAACCTCATAATAAGAGGACTAACTATGTAAGTACACGAATCTCTCAGGCTCCTGTGCCTTTTATGAAGAAATCAATCAGCATTGGTCCATGTAGGACTCTCTCAGGTATGGGGGAGCCCCATCCATTCCTTAGGAAATCCAATAGTTTAGGATCACAGAAGTGGAAGCATCATCAAAGCTCCAGGACATATGTCTCTAATAACTGTTACAAAGATGAGCTACCCCATCTTAGTGTAAAAGACAAGTCCTACAATTCAGGTTGCACACCTGCAAATTCTTACTTGAGGTCCGGTCCCTCAGGGCAAGGGACAGGGAGTGCCAAATCTTACAGCTATGGCCTGGAGAGACCTTGCTATAGTGAGAGACCATACATGACTCCTTCATCTCTCATGCATGCACATGGCCCGTCAGTCCAAGATCCACCAAAACTTGTAGAACCTTATAGACGAGAGTCAGATCCACGTCGACAAGCCACAGTCTTTCCAGAGTCTTTAAGGTGCCCACTGTCATATCAGGAGACCCTCAGGTTAGTCCAGCACAGGTATGTCCCCCAGGGTCCCCCTCGACCCCTTAGTGCACCCAGACTAGTTGCAAGGTGGGACCATCCTCATTCTGTGGACTCCAGAAAGAGATTTCAGAGGCCATTCTTGCCCAGGGGTTACAGCTGGCCCTCACCCCACCAAGCAGCTTTTCCCTCAGGGGAGATTCAGAGAGAACTGTATGGGGTGGTGGGTAAGAGCGAGGGCAGGGACAGTACCGGAGAGGGTGGTCGAGCCAGTTATGCCAGCCAAAGCAGTGGTAGGGGGAGTGTGGGGCCATTTGGGCACCTCCGCCAGTCCCTTTCCATCACTCCTACATTATTGAGCTCTCCTGAGACTACAGAGGAGAGTGAGAGGTGCAAGAGAGAATCTGACCTGCAAGAGCGAAGGTCAAAAAG GCCTTGA